The following coding sequences lie in one Tichowtungia aerotolerans genomic window:
- a CDS encoding ComEC/Rec2 family competence protein has product MRICPQVRRPLVGLALSMVLGLYLQQQFNLSALLLLGLSACALSLLSGGHTFRRSCGVYVAVLLLSAAYSAVESIQVPAKTVLPAAEVCSSSQEIIGTIDEDPKFFEDDAVIIFNFRVDAVRFEKEWHPADFLVRVRVNSMIRSAEYGERWHLKGRFRSFEKAYGGVGGAFYTDRGSAACLRKAPVSLRRACYSLRRRASSALGCGLEQFPRQAQLLQALLLGYRHELPNDLYQVFSRTGTLHIFAISGLHVGVMAAILIAFLKIIGVAKPKWGLFLIPLLLLYVVSTGMKASAFRALTMASVYFAAPLFHRRSDTVSAISLAAILLLAVNPFQLNDPGFLLSFTVVCGIVMVHLYTIRQINGVVRPGRVVWAGLGGPKSMAVFLKAAGLLMITSFAAWIFSAPLTAGFFNSISPVALGGNLLIIPLTFMIVLTGCCCLLVAPVSLSATIIFNHANRIFISLLMGTIHWLGRLPGAYRFVRSPSFWVPALWYIGLVVFFAGPVRCRKYGLLSVLCAGLLWIVDAHCFLADRGIHVEREAGFAVMVSENSRAQILSAKGDSYSLSRAVRFLKRSGVNQLPVLALVDSEIDACSVDEICQNFSVDRVWVPVSFRQIPAVQNLINQGVNVGFSDRPGLPAGSGSVSLELSR; this is encoded by the coding sequence ATGAGGATCTGCCCACAGGTTCGCCGGCCACTGGTTGGTCTGGCGCTGTCGATGGTGCTGGGGCTGTATCTTCAGCAGCAATTCAACCTGTCGGCACTTCTTCTGCTGGGGCTGTCTGCCTGTGCTCTGTCTTTGCTGTCCGGGGGGCACACATTTCGGAGGAGCTGTGGAGTTTATGTCGCTGTTTTGCTGCTGTCTGCTGCATATAGCGCCGTTGAATCGATTCAGGTTCCTGCGAAGACGGTGCTTCCAGCCGCTGAGGTCTGCTCTTCCTCTCAGGAAATAATCGGGACGATCGATGAAGATCCGAAATTTTTCGAAGACGATGCGGTGATTATCTTCAACTTCAGGGTGGACGCGGTGCGGTTCGAAAAGGAGTGGCACCCTGCAGATTTCCTGGTTCGTGTTCGTGTCAACAGCATGATCCGCTCCGCTGAATATGGTGAGCGTTGGCATCTGAAAGGGCGTTTCAGAAGTTTTGAGAAAGCCTATGGAGGAGTTGGGGGCGCATTCTATACAGACCGTGGAAGCGCGGCTTGCCTTCGCAAGGCACCAGTCTCATTGCGGAGAGCCTGCTATTCGCTGCGTCGCCGTGCTTCATCAGCGCTTGGTTGTGGACTGGAGCAGTTTCCCCGGCAGGCGCAGCTGCTTCAGGCTCTTTTGCTCGGCTATCGGCACGAACTTCCAAATGATCTGTATCAGGTGTTTTCGCGAACAGGAACGCTTCATATTTTTGCAATTTCCGGTCTGCATGTCGGAGTTATGGCCGCCATCCTTATTGCATTTCTGAAAATCATAGGTGTTGCGAAGCCTAAATGGGGGCTGTTTTTGATACCGCTGCTGTTGTTGTACGTTGTGTCGACCGGCATGAAGGCCAGCGCTTTCCGGGCGTTGACCATGGCGTCTGTCTATTTTGCCGCACCGCTGTTTCATCGTCGGTCCGACACCGTTTCCGCGATTTCTCTTGCCGCTATTCTTTTGCTGGCGGTCAATCCGTTTCAGCTAAATGACCCGGGGTTCCTTTTATCGTTCACGGTTGTCTGCGGCATTGTGATGGTTCACCTGTATACGATCCGCCAGATCAACGGGGTTGTTCGGCCGGGCCGGGTTGTTTGGGCCGGATTGGGCGGCCCGAAATCGATGGCTGTTTTTTTGAAAGCGGCCGGACTGCTGATGATCACTTCCTTTGCCGCGTGGATATTTTCGGCACCGTTAACCGCAGGCTTTTTCAATTCCATTTCTCCGGTGGCATTGGGTGGGAATCTGCTGATCATTCCGCTGACTTTTATGATTGTTTTGACGGGGTGCTGCTGCTTGTTGGTTGCGCCGGTTTCTCTTTCAGCAACTATTATTTTTAATCATGCAAATCGGATATTCATCAGTTTGCTGATGGGCACGATTCATTGGTTGGGAAGATTGCCCGGGGCCTATCGGTTTGTTCGCTCCCCTTCATTCTGGGTGCCGGCTCTTTGGTATATCGGGCTGGTTGTGTTCTTTGCGGGCCCGGTTCGCTGCCGTAAATACGGCCTTCTTTCCGTGCTTTGTGCCGGGCTGTTATGGATTGTTGATGCGCATTGTTTTCTGGCGGATCGCGGTATTCATGTGGAAAGAGAAGCCGGGTTTGCCGTGATGGTATCAGAAAACTCAAGAGCTCAGATCCTGTCGGCGAAGGGAGATTCCTACAGTTTGTCTCGAGCGGTTCGTTTCTTAAAGAGGAGCGGAGTGAATCAATTGCCGGTACTGGCTCTGGTCGATTCCGAAATAGATGCATGTTCTGTTGATGAAATCTGTCAGAACTTTTCGGTTGATCGCGTTTGGGTGCCGGTCTCTTTCCGGCAGATCCCGGCAGTGCAGAATCTGATCAATCAGGGAGTTAATGTCGGATTTTCAGATCGCCCCGGCCTGCCGGCCGGGAGCGGAAGTGTTTCGCTGGAATTAAGCCGATAG
- a CDS encoding tetratricopeptide repeat protein — MKKIKQDVRQLCIALQRGELTLDDAKRLAEELEQDTIRHQHRTIVLGSILVLLSFFLAGNLIRHSRQKPPARPAMEQTKAARLSYVPKHSLPLDSLWVITYQKNAADADLKLAAATNQPLSEESVKHAAYHLIMGRQALEEHFPEEATAHLEEALAIFPQLRNVHGVLGTVYLQLNQLEPAIRHLEAAQKEGPTLTVLNNLGAALVRTGELDRAEEYLLQANELDPGYPGGLKNMALLYHKKEQPEKALTYFEDYLARHCEDVETAELYANYLTELDRRSQAIDFLANYSQQNTDHALPLYLLLAKFEAQATNTTAAVAALDRATEHISPNLALTKLNRDEFDSIRNTEEFRALVQRVELANVTLEKKR, encoded by the coding sequence ATGAAGAAGATCAAACAGGATGTCCGGCAGCTTTGCATCGCTCTTCAGCGAGGCGAGCTTACGCTGGATGATGCCAAACGGCTGGCAGAGGAGCTGGAGCAGGATACAATACGCCATCAGCACAGAACGATTGTGCTGGGAAGCATCCTCGTTCTCCTGTCTTTTTTTCTGGCAGGCAACCTGATCCGGCACAGCCGGCAAAAACCTCCTGCTCGACCGGCGATGGAACAAACAAAGGCCGCCAGGCTTTCGTATGTTCCCAAACATTCGCTTCCACTGGATTCACTGTGGGTGATTACGTACCAGAAAAACGCGGCGGATGCAGATTTGAAGCTGGCGGCAGCCACAAACCAGCCGCTCTCAGAAGAATCGGTGAAGCATGCGGCCTATCATCTGATTATGGGACGGCAGGCTCTGGAAGAGCATTTTCCAGAGGAAGCGACCGCGCATCTGGAAGAGGCTCTGGCGATTTTTCCACAGCTGCGAAACGTGCACGGCGTTCTGGGAACCGTGTACCTGCAACTGAACCAGCTGGAACCCGCCATCCGACATCTGGAAGCCGCGCAAAAGGAAGGTCCGACGCTGACCGTGCTGAACAATCTGGGAGCGGCATTGGTCCGCACAGGCGAACTGGACCGGGCAGAAGAGTATCTTTTGCAGGCCAATGAACTGGACCCTGGCTATCCGGGCGGCCTGAAAAACATGGCTCTGCTGTATCATAAAAAAGAACAACCTGAAAAGGCGCTGACCTATTTTGAGGACTACCTGGCCCGGCACTGCGAAGATGTTGAGACCGCAGAACTCTATGCCAACTATCTGACAGAGCTGGACCGACGGAGCCAGGCCATTGACTTCCTTGCGAATTACAGTCAGCAAAATACGGACCATGCTCTGCCCCTGTACCTTCTGCTGGCAAAATTTGAGGCTCAGGCAACCAATACAACCGCAGCGGTCGCTGCGCTGGACAGGGCGACAGAGCACATCAGCCCCAATCTGGCGCTGACAAAACTGAACAGGGATGAATTCGATTCAATCCGCAATACAGAGGAGTTTCGGGCACTGGTTCAACGGGTCGAACTGGCCAACGTGACACTGGAGAAAAAAAGGTGA
- a CDS encoding tetratricopeptide repeat protein codes for MKRKDELRDIYQAGNPDFEKDFTPQVAQEIIEQRQRDLFRSRIVSMFFGGLAVILSVVLVAVAIRDFLSKTEISKPVQSQGKAFIPRHSLSSEAVWVINYKQAIEEEGFGSEEEGEKPLSTKWVKKAAYHIIMGQQALAIGEPDEALEHFNDVVKIFPEIEGIHRVMGTLYIQKEQYDLAANHLELALQEEESFETINNLGTAYIGTKDYDAAEKYLKRALELQPESPICHKNLAVLYRDMERNDDAMFHFEKYLDLRPDDIETMQTYALFLTSLGRWQAAADFLEKLTTQVTDIAPIYFLLAQVQVQNGQQDKAIAALKRGIQLVDPTLALAWMNQTEFNTVRESPDFKKLVDELEIASVSLDNME; via the coding sequence ATGAAAAGAAAAGATGAGCTCCGCGATATCTATCAGGCCGGCAATCCTGACTTCGAAAAGGATTTTACACCACAGGTTGCACAGGAAATTATTGAACAGCGCCAGCGGGATCTTTTCCGGAGCCGAATTGTCTCCATGTTTTTCGGGGGTCTGGCCGTTATCCTGTCGGTAGTACTGGTCGCAGTCGCCATCCGTGACTTCTTAAGCAAAACCGAAATTTCCAAACCGGTCCAGAGTCAGGGAAAAGCCTTTATCCCCCGCCACTCCCTGTCCTCCGAAGCCGTCTGGGTCATTAACTACAAACAGGCCATCGAAGAAGAAGGTTTCGGCAGCGAAGAAGAAGGAGAAAAACCGCTCTCGACCAAATGGGTGAAAAAAGCCGCATACCACATCATTATGGGCCAGCAGGCGCTGGCGATCGGCGAACCGGACGAAGCTCTGGAACATTTTAACGACGTAGTGAAGATTTTTCCTGAAATCGAGGGAATTCACCGGGTCATGGGAACTCTTTACATCCAGAAAGAGCAATACGATCTGGCCGCCAACCATCTCGAACTGGCACTGCAGGAAGAAGAATCCTTTGAAACCATAAACAATCTTGGAACGGCCTACATTGGAACGAAAGACTACGACGCTGCTGAAAAATACCTGAAACGTGCTCTTGAGCTGCAGCCGGAAAGCCCGATCTGCCATAAAAATCTGGCCGTGCTTTACCGGGACATGGAACGTAATGACGATGCCATGTTCCACTTTGAAAAATACCTCGACCTGCGCCCGGATGACATAGAAACCATGCAGACCTACGCCCTGTTCCTAACCAGCCTGGGACGCTGGCAGGCCGCCGCTGATTTCCTCGAAAAACTGACCACTCAGGTTACCGATATTGCCCCGATCTACTTTCTGCTGGCCCAGGTGCAGGTTCAGAACGGCCAACAGGACAAAGCCATCGCGGCTTTAAAACGCGGCATTCAGCTGGTTGATCCCACCCTGGCCCTGGCATGGATGAACCAGACAGAGTTCAACACGGTCCGCGAATCCCCTGACTTTAAAAAACTGGTGGACGAACTGGAAATCGCCTCTGTATCGCTGGACAATATGGAATAG